Proteins encoded by one window of Bacillus sp. DTU_2020_1000418_1_SI_GHA_SEK_038:
- a CDS encoding transporter substrate-binding domain-containing protein codes for MRKKLSLFLVMSLSMILLLAGCGTSGDTEKAKDSGSAGDDSKGTFKVGMEAGYAPFNWTQIDDSNGGVKIDGNAEYAGGYDVEIAKKIAEGLGKELVIVKTEWDGLVPALQSGKLDAIIAGMSPTEERKQTIDFSENYYTSHFVMVVKKGGPFEGATSIQDFKGAKITGQLNTSHYAVIDQIEGVQKKPAMDNFPAMRVALESGIIDGYVSERPEGISASSANANFAMVEFEDGFEADEADTAVAVGLVKGSDLTEKINEILAGISEEERQNIMDTAVKNQPAAE; via the coding sequence ATGAGGAAAAAATTATCATTATTTTTAGTAATGTCTTTATCTATGATTTTGCTTTTAGCAGGATGTGGTACAAGCGGTGATACTGAAAAAGCAAAAGACTCAGGCAGCGCAGGCGATGATTCTAAGGGAACTTTTAAGGTCGGTATGGAAGCAGGATATGCACCATTCAACTGGACACAAATAGATGATTCCAATGGCGGTGTGAAAATCGATGGCAATGCAGAGTATGCAGGCGGATACGATGTGGAAATTGCAAAAAAGATTGCTGAAGGCTTAGGAAAAGAACTAGTCATTGTGAAAACAGAATGGGACGGCCTTGTTCCAGCCTTACAATCAGGCAAATTAGATGCCATTATTGCAGGTATGTCACCGACAGAAGAACGTAAACAGACAATTGATTTCTCAGAAAACTATTATACATCACATTTTGTAATGGTTGTTAAAAAGGGTGGTCCTTTTGAAGGGGCAACTTCTATTCAAGACTTTAAGGGTGCCAAAATTACTGGTCAGTTAAATACATCTCACTACGCTGTAATCGACCAAATTGAAGGCGTACAGAAAAAGCCGGCTATGGATAATTTCCCTGCGATGCGTGTAGCTTTAGAATCAGGAATAATTGATGGATATGTTTCAGAACGTCCTGAAGGAATCAGTGCTTCTTCGGCTAATGCTAACTTTGCAATGGTAGAATTTGAAGATGGATTTGAAGCAGATGAGGCAGATACAGCGGTAGCAGTTGGACTAGTTAAAGGCAGTGACTTAACAGAGAAAATCAATGAAATTTTAGCAGGCATCTCTGAAGAAGAGCGCCAAAATATTATGGATACTGCGGTCAAAAATCAACCAGCAGCAGAATAA
- a CDS encoding amino acid ABC transporter permease, giving the protein MSLEWILTMISNNWPMFLRGAGMTLFVSIIGTVIGGIIGLLAGVIRTIPVPENKFKRIFLKAVNAILSIYIEFFRGTPMIVQAMVIFYGSALAFGIDMNVTVAAIVIVSINTGAYMAEIVRGGVISIDRGQFEAAQAVGMNHVQTMLNVVLPQVIRNILPATGNQFIINIKDTSVLNVIGVTELYFQTKTVAGISFKYFEPFFVACVLYFVMTFTVTLILRYWERKLDGPENYSMTESKA; this is encoded by the coding sequence ATGAGCTTAGAGTGGATTTTAACAATGATTTCAAACAACTGGCCGATGTTCCTTCGTGGAGCAGGGATGACACTCTTTGTTTCCATAATTGGTACAGTCATTGGAGGAATTATAGGGTTATTGGCAGGAGTCATACGAACAATTCCTGTGCCTGAAAATAAATTCAAACGAATATTTTTAAAAGCAGTAAATGCCATTCTTTCTATTTATATAGAATTTTTCCGAGGAACACCGATGATTGTACAGGCCATGGTTATTTTTTATGGTTCTGCATTAGCATTTGGCATAGATATGAATGTAACAGTTGCAGCAATCGTGATCGTATCGATTAATACGGGGGCATATATGGCCGAAATTGTTCGAGGTGGTGTTATTTCAATCGATCGAGGACAGTTTGAAGCTGCTCAAGCGGTTGGGATGAATCATGTGCAAACGATGCTCAATGTCGTATTGCCGCAAGTCATTCGCAATATTTTACCGGCAACTGGTAATCAATTTATAATTAATATTAAAGATACATCCGTACTGAACGTCATTGGCGTAACAGAACTGTATTTCCAAACAAAAACAGTGGCTGGAATCAGCTTCAAATACTTTGAACCATTCTTTGTTGCGTGTGTTCTGTATTTCGTCATGACTTTTACGGTAACACTCATTCTGCGCTACTGGGAAAGAAAATTAGATGGACCGGAAAATTACAGCATGACTGAATCAAAAGCTTAG
- a CDS encoding amino acid ABC transporter ATP-binding protein, translated as MEKVIEVQHLSKSFGSHEVLKDIDFSVNKGEVVCIIGSSGSGKSTLLRCINLLEKPSGGQIIYHGENILDDKHDIHAYRTKLGMVFQQFNLFNNHTVLSNCVVGQVKVLKRSKEEAEKIAMKYLKVVGMDQYVNAKSKQLSGGQKQRVAIARALSMEPDVMLFDEPTSALDPEMVGEVLKVMKELAETGLTMLIVTHEMEFAREVSDRIVFMDKGVIAEEGTPEQIFNHPTQERTREFLKRTLK; from the coding sequence TTGGAAAAAGTAATTGAAGTACAGCATTTAAGCAAATCCTTTGGATCACATGAAGTATTAAAAGATATCGATTTTTCCGTAAATAAAGGGGAAGTTGTTTGTATTATTGGTTCATCCGGTTCCGGTAAATCGACTCTTCTTCGTTGTATAAATCTTTTAGAAAAGCCAAGCGGCGGTCAAATTATTTATCATGGTGAAAATATTTTAGACGATAAACATGATATTCATGCTTACCGCACAAAGCTTGGAATGGTTTTTCAGCAATTTAATCTTTTTAATAATCACACTGTTCTCAGCAATTGTGTTGTCGGCCAGGTGAAGGTATTAAAGCGCTCAAAAGAAGAAGCGGAAAAAATTGCTATGAAATATTTAAAGGTCGTTGGCATGGACCAATATGTAAATGCAAAGTCTAAGCAGTTATCTGGAGGGCAAAAACAGCGGGTAGCCATTGCACGAGCACTTTCTATGGAGCCGGATGTTATGTTATTTGATGAACCGACTTCAGCCCTTGATCCGGAGATGGTTGGAGAGGTTCTTAAAGTCATGAAGGAGCTCGCTGAAACAGGTCTTACCATGTTGATTGTTACGCATGAAATGGAGTTTGCCCGGGAAGTTTCAGATCGTATCGTATTTATGGATAAAGGGGTTATTGCCGAGGAGGGAACGCCAGAGCAAATCTTTAATCACCCAACGCAAGAACGTACGAGAGAATTCTTGAAACGTACATTAAAATAA
- a CDS encoding helix-turn-helix domain-containing protein has product MNKSLVCPRFENAMSILSQRWTGLVIYQLLTGTKRFCALESSIGISGRVLSERLKDLENQGIVKREVYPETPVRIEYSLTEKGLALEPIMKEIEKWSQTWLDAESDE; this is encoded by the coding sequence ATGAATAAATCTCTTGTTTGTCCTCGATTCGAGAATGCCATGAGTATCTTGAGTCAACGCTGGACTGGCCTCGTGATTTACCAGCTTCTAACAGGGACAAAACGTTTCTGTGCGTTAGAATCCTCAATTGGCATAAGCGGAAGAGTCCTTTCAGAACGACTGAAGGATCTTGAAAACCAAGGAATCGTCAAACGTGAAGTCTACCCGGAAACACCAGTGCGAATCGAGTATTCCTTAACTGAAAAAGGTCTAGCCTTGGAGCCAATTATGAAGGAAATAGAAAAATGGTCACAAACGTGGTTAGATGCAGAATCTGACGAATAA
- a CDS encoding FAD-dependent monooxygenase, whose amino-acid sequence MNLEADVCIVGAGPGGALLGYLLAKNNISTIVVERHDGIDKEFRGEHLNKDGEAILKKYGLYEKVENEGLLLMERIEYWHHGQVIKTITPADGDKHVGIHVPQRNLLSVLIGESELYHNYKLMMGTKVTELIKDENGRITGVKAINDDQEVTINSSVVVGADGRFSTVRKLAEMPFRTIKHGYDLLWAKITSPAGWEPTIKQTLVGERQLALFTQAGGFIQIGWNIEEGSYPFLKKQSFEPFIKQVIDAFPELTETVQQHVQSWNDFILLKVQSCHCETWVKDGLVIMGDSAHTMSPTGAFGINCALVDASVLSEVIIEALASHDISAAQLKKYENNRRNEIVQLQEQQLIKEAAYKEHFAVSAMA is encoded by the coding sequence ATGAATCTTGAAGCGGATGTATGCATCGTTGGTGCTGGCCCTGGCGGAGCGCTATTAGGGTATTTGCTGGCGAAGAATAATATTTCAACGATTGTTGTCGAGCGTCATGACGGGATTGATAAAGAATTCCGAGGAGAACATTTAAATAAGGATGGAGAAGCCATTTTAAAAAAATATGGCCTATATGAAAAGGTTGAAAATGAAGGACTTCTTCTAATGGAACGAATCGAATATTGGCATCATGGTCAAGTGATTAAGACGATTACTCCTGCTGATGGAGATAAACATGTGGGAATCCATGTCCCGCAGCGGAATTTATTAAGCGTGCTGATCGGAGAATCCGAACTATATCATAATTACAAGCTCATGATGGGCACGAAGGTTACTGAATTAATCAAAGATGAAAATGGCCGTATTACGGGAGTAAAAGCCATAAATGACGATCAGGAAGTGACCATTAACAGCTCCGTTGTTGTGGGTGCGGATGGGCGGTTTTCTACAGTAAGAAAATTGGCGGAAATGCCGTTTCGGACGATCAAACATGGCTATGACCTCCTTTGGGCCAAAATAACAAGCCCGGCAGGATGGGAGCCAACGATTAAACAGACATTGGTTGGAGAAAGGCAGCTAGCCTTATTTACCCAGGCAGGCGGATTTATACAAATCGGCTGGAATATCGAAGAGGGTTCGTATCCCTTTTTGAAAAAGCAGTCCTTTGAACCGTTTATTAAGCAAGTGATAGATGCATTTCCGGAATTGACAGAAACGGTTCAGCAGCATGTTCAATCATGGAATGATTTTATTTTATTAAAAGTTCAAAGCTGTCATTGTGAAACATGGGTGAAGGACGGCCTGGTAATTATGGGGGATTCCGCACATACAATGAGTCCTACGGGAGCATTTGGCATAAATTGTGCCTTGGTTGATGCAAGTGTTTTATCGGAAGTGATTATCGAAGCACTTGCCAGCCATGACATAAGTGCGGCACAATTAAAAAAATATGAAAATAACCGTCGAAATGAGATCGTACAGCTGCAAGAGCAGCAGTTAATAAAAGAAGCAGCCTATAAAGAACATTTTGCCGTTTCAGCCATGGCTTGA
- a CDS encoding GTP cyclohydrolase II — MGEVQLNPKGLSVLEDKIQIIKSGEGAIYLVGPIRLPVNLNGETVVFQWYSWLKSDEIIEDYQGVISKLSSANLAEYQQSSVLVYGDFEYEDEAMIRMHSICHTGDIFGSKRCDCGYQLKQSMKMIVEHGAGALFYLANHEGRGIGLFSKAMAYILQESGHDTVEANEALGFADDTRNYDEAIQVLKALRTKPVTLITNNPKKLDALRASGLPVSGRTPLWGDVSEYNEQYLRTKIKKSGHMEVEGTVPATRRVM, encoded by the coding sequence ATGGGAGAAGTTCAACTGAATCCGAAAGGACTTTCCGTTTTAGAAGATAAGATTCAAATAATAAAATCAGGTGAAGGTGCGATTTACTTAGTGGGACCAATCCGATTGCCAGTGAATTTAAACGGTGAAACGGTTGTTTTCCAATGGTATAGCTGGCTGAAAAGCGATGAAATAATAGAAGATTATCAAGGAGTTATTTCTAAGTTGTCATCTGCGAACCTAGCAGAATATCAACAGTCAAGTGTTCTTGTTTATGGTGACTTTGAGTATGAGGATGAGGCTATGATAAGAATGCACTCCATCTGCCATACGGGAGATATTTTTGGAAGCAAGAGATGTGATTGCGGGTATCAGCTCAAGCAGTCGATGAAAATGATTGTTGAGCATGGAGCTGGTGCCTTATTTTATTTGGCTAACCATGAAGGCCGGGGAATTGGATTATTTAGTAAGGCGATGGCTTATATCCTTCAAGAAAGTGGACACGATACAGTGGAAGCCAATGAAGCTCTTGGCTTTGCGGATGACACAAGGAACTACGATGAGGCGATCCAAGTTCTAAAAGCATTAAGAACGAAACCAGTAACGCTTATAACTAACAATCCTAAAAAACTCGATGCACTTAGGGCTTCAGGTTTGCCTGTCTCAGGAAGAACACCATTATGGGGAGATGTCTCCGAATATAATGAACAGTATTTGCGTACAAAAATAAAGAAATCCGGGCATATGGAAGTGGAAGGTACAGTGCCTGCCACGCGCCGAGTTATGTAA
- the ribD gene encoding bifunctional diaminohydroxyphosphoribosylaminopyrimidine deaminase/5-amino-6-(5-phosphoribosylamino)uracil reductase RibD translates to MTNHEFYMQLALKNAQAMKGQTDPNPLVGAVIVNDNRVVGIGAHLKAGEPHAEIHAIRMAGEQARGGTIYVTLEPCSHYGRTGPCAEAIVKAGIKNVVIATLDPNPVVSGNGVKILEDAGIEVVTGICEAESRKMNEVFNKYIVEKKPFITLKSGITLDGKIATHTSSSKWITSEDARHDVHQLRSENMGILVGVNTVIHDDPELTSRIPNGRHPIRVILDSTLKIPLESKVITDKKAETWIFTGENYDKDKRKTLESLGISVFETTGSKTVDLNNVVEILGEKLVSSVLIEGGGTINASFLETKLIDKVVLYIAPKLVGGKHAPTFLEGTGIEMMSDAVELSDVTVTPIGKDFKFVGYPSW, encoded by the coding sequence ATGACGAATCATGAATTTTATATGCAATTAGCTTTGAAAAATGCGCAAGCGATGAAAGGCCAGACCGATCCCAATCCATTGGTTGGTGCGGTCATTGTGAACGACAACCGTGTTGTGGGGATAGGTGCTCATTTAAAAGCAGGGGAACCGCATGCGGAAATCCATGCCATTCGAATGGCTGGTGAGCAAGCAAGAGGCGGCACCATTTATGTAACGCTTGAGCCTTGCTCCCACTACGGCAGAACCGGCCCTTGTGCAGAGGCTATTGTTAAGGCTGGAATTAAAAATGTAGTAATTGCAACGCTAGACCCGAATCCGGTTGTATCAGGTAATGGGGTGAAAATCCTTGAAGATGCCGGTATTGAGGTTGTTACGGGAATATGTGAGGCAGAATCTCGGAAGATGAATGAAGTGTTTAATAAGTACATCGTTGAGAAGAAGCCGTTTATCACCTTGAAATCGGGTATCACCCTAGATGGGAAAATCGCAACCCATACTTCCAGCAGCAAATGGATTACTTCCGAAGATGCGAGACACGATGTCCACCAGCTTAGAAGTGAGAATATGGGCATTCTCGTTGGGGTCAATACAGTTATTCATGATGATCCCGAGCTGACTTCAAGAATTCCGAATGGACGCCATCCAATCAGGGTTATTTTGGATTCTACGTTGAAAATCCCATTGGAATCCAAGGTGATTACAGATAAGAAAGCTGAAACATGGATTTTTACCGGCGAAAACTACGACAAAGACAAGCGGAAAACATTAGAGAGCTTAGGAATTTCTGTATTCGAAACGACTGGTTCGAAGACTGTAGACCTGAATAACGTTGTAGAAATATTAGGAGAAAAGCTTGTTTCATCCGTATTAATTGAAGGTGGCGGAACAATTAATGCTTCCTTCTTAGAAACTAAATTAATTGATAAAGTCGTCCTCTACATCGCTCCTAAATTAGTAGGCGGAAAGCATGCACCTACCTTTTTGGAAGGGACGGGAATCGAAATGATGAGCGATGCAGTAGAATTATCAGATGTAACTGTGACTCCGATTGGAAAAGATTTTAAGTTTGTGGGGTATCCTTCGTGGTAA
- a CDS encoding TetR/AcrR family transcriptional regulator: MNERKKHVIKMAHQLFMEKGFQATSIQDILTYSGISKGTFYNYFSSKSELLIALFKTIYKQLEIERNDLLIGQDPSNIEIFIKQIELQLETNRANKLISLFEEVIFSKDEELKQFLKRGHLRILRWTYYRFIDIFGEDKEPYLLDCAVMFMGILQHNLKYNNLAYESNVSLNKIVRYCVNRMVKIVNEVAEAGDQLLKPELLANWLPNCKGHDHVFKNKLYHSILEIKKTITHHAEQSKYTELMDFIQEEIIDSKKPRKFLIEMALQTLKMEKSFIDNKGLQKLEQLIADYFTQIEELD, encoded by the coding sequence ATGAACGAAAGAAAGAAGCATGTCATAAAAATGGCCCATCAATTATTTATGGAAAAAGGGTTTCAGGCTACATCTATTCAAGATATTCTAACTTATAGCGGAATTTCTAAAGGGACATTTTATAATTACTTTTCATCGAAAAGCGAATTATTAATCGCCCTCTTTAAGACAATATACAAGCAGCTTGAAATTGAGCGAAATGATTTACTAATTGGTCAGGATCCTTCGAATATTGAGATATTCATTAAACAAATAGAATTGCAATTGGAGACCAATCGGGCAAACAAACTCATTTCCCTTTTTGAAGAAGTCATTTTTTCGAAGGATGAGGAACTCAAACAATTTCTTAAAAGAGGACACCTTAGAATACTCCGTTGGACCTATTATCGTTTTATAGATATCTTTGGGGAAGACAAGGAGCCTTATTTATTGGATTGTGCCGTTATGTTTATGGGTATTCTGCAGCATAATCTTAAATACAATAATTTGGCCTATGAATCAAATGTGAGCCTTAACAAAATTGTCCGTTATTGTGTTAATAGAATGGTGAAGATTGTGAATGAGGTGGCTGAAGCGGGGGATCAGCTGCTTAAGCCAGAGCTATTGGCAAACTGGCTGCCGAACTGCAAGGGACACGATCATGTTTTCAAAAACAAGTTGTACCATTCGATTTTAGAAATAAAAAAGACTATAACCCATCATGCAGAACAGTCCAAATACACTGAATTAATGGATTTTATCCAGGAAGAAATAATAGATTCCAAAAAGCCCCGAAAGTTCCTAATTGAAATGGCTCTTCAAACACTTAAAATGGAAAAGTCATTTATAGACAATAAGGGCCTCCAAAAGCTTGAACAATTGATTGCGGATTATTTTACACAAATAGAGGAACTAGACTAA
- a CDS encoding DHA2 family efflux MFS transporter permease subunit, protein MGEATKKSNGAPYGILTILMIGAFITFLNNTLLNIALPSIMEDLDVGPSTVQWLTTGFMLVNGVLIPTTAFLIQKYSVRHLFMAAIGLFTIGTVLAGFAHAFPLLLAGRMFQAAGSAIMMPLLMNVMLVSFPIEKRGTAMGFFGLIMMAAPAIGPTLSGWIIEHYDWRMLFHFITPISIIVLLLGVFMLKDKKDKVNIRLDFLSVILSSVGFGGMLYGFSSAGTKGWDSPLVYITLILGVISLIWFILRQSRMERPMLNFGVFKFPMFALSASISMVLNMALFSGMLLLPIYVQNIRDISPMDAGILMLPGAIVMAIMSPITGKLFDKIGGRLLAIIGLAITTLTTYYLSKLTLDTTYGHLMMLYTVRMLGMSMVMMPVSTNGLNQLPARFYPHGTAMNNTLNQISGAIGTAILVTLMSNRTETHAANLAAEAMKSAAGQAPTEAAMAAMKQQIEMKAMLEGINDAFFVATFIAAVSLILAFFIKRAKQAEDPMARKSEGTKIAELAEN, encoded by the coding sequence ATGGGTGAAGCCACTAAAAAGTCAAATGGTGCACCATATGGAATTCTTACGATTCTCATGATTGGGGCTTTTATTACCTTTTTGAATAATACATTATTAAATATCGCGCTTCCTTCTATTATGGAGGATCTTGATGTTGGCCCATCGACCGTACAGTGGCTGACAACAGGCTTTATGCTTGTGAATGGGGTCTTAATTCCAACGACCGCCTTTTTAATTCAGAAATATTCTGTTCGTCATTTATTTATGGCAGCTATTGGTTTGTTTACAATCGGAACTGTTCTAGCTGGCTTTGCACATGCCTTTCCATTGTTATTAGCAGGAAGAATGTTTCAAGCTGCTGGTTCGGCCATTATGATGCCGTTATTAATGAATGTGATGTTAGTCTCATTCCCAATTGAAAAAAGAGGAACGGCTATGGGGTTCTTTGGATTAATTATGATGGCTGCACCAGCTATTGGCCCGACATTATCAGGCTGGATTATTGAACATTATGACTGGAGAATGCTGTTTCATTTTATTACACCAATTTCTATCATTGTATTACTGCTGGGTGTCTTCATGCTTAAGGATAAAAAGGATAAAGTGAATATCCGCCTTGATTTCCTATCCGTTATATTATCCAGCGTAGGCTTTGGCGGGATGCTTTATGGATTTAGCTCTGCTGGTACTAAGGGATGGGATAGTCCCCTCGTATATATCACGTTAATTCTTGGCGTTATTTCATTAATATGGTTTATTTTGCGCCAATCAAGGATGGAACGTCCGATGCTTAATTTCGGCGTGTTTAAGTTTCCGATGTTTGCATTATCTGCTTCTATATCGATGGTTTTAAATATGGCTTTATTTTCGGGAATGTTATTACTGCCGATTTATGTGCAAAATATTCGTGACATTTCGCCGATGGATGCCGGAATACTCATGCTGCCCGGAGCCATTGTTATGGCGATTATGTCTCCAATAACAGGGAAATTATTTGATAAGATTGGCGGGCGGCTGCTGGCGATTATCGGCCTAGCCATTACTACGCTAACAACTTATTATTTAAGTAAATTAACACTGGATACAACTTATGGCCATTTAATGATGCTATACACTGTCCGGATGCTAGGAATGTCGATGGTTATGATGCCTGTTTCGACAAATGGCTTAAATCAGCTTCCTGCACGCTTTTATCCGCATGGTACAGCCATGAATAATACACTAAATCAAATTTCCGGAGCGATTGGAACAGCAATACTTGTTACACTCATGTCCAATCGTACGGAAACGCATGCAGCTAACTTAGCTGCTGAAGCCATGAAAAGTGCTGCAGGGCAAGCGCCTACAGAAGCAGCAATGGCTGCCATGAAACAGCAAATTGAGATGAAGGCTATGCTTGAGGGGATTAATGATGCATTCTTTGTCGCTACCTTTATTGCTGCGGTATCGCTCATACTTGCCTTCTTTATCAAGCGAGCGAAACAAGCTGAGGATCCGATGGCTAGAAAATCAGAAGGCACAAAAATCGCTGAATTAGCTGAGAATTAA
- a CDS encoding ATP-binding protein has protein sequence MIKSPASNEALYGMIELTPDGTIQKMNSAGKRLLISEDSNSNYLFHRIKNSDLKTKLHECFMGKLNEFILALDTQPHFFLFHRTFKDEKLEKIHIFIFNVSQLQSMHDHNNWNNHLLSSIGEMAAGIAHEVRNPLTAVKGFLQLMEKSYNQEYSQIAQSELDRAIQTLNDLMSVSKPEFFQEQHTTFNLCSEIEAILLLFQNQLYHIQLIKNFNQENAVITGRKDQIKKALFNLIKNAIEAMNEGGTLMIEQYEDALGIHLSISDTGIGIPKDKLRLLGTPFFTLKQDGKGMGLAQVFNAIQSNNGSIRVTSETGKGTTFILTFAKASHPSNTYTGGHSMINSVNSKVELAQFLNDNLHFYTKEWIQYLQKNKSYLTSYMKENHILEEYEAEGNPIIKVVTENILELKTEDIMEKAKERGGKSARADFPIHLSLELFQSARGIIWNAIKGFYLESNHSLSMEEFFALERYVNDIIDLYIDSHTSYYVSYKDELLKIHRETVDELSVPIIPIAERVCILPVVGNVDTYRAKKIREKTLIKVKELKAEQLIIDLSGVPYIDTSVVNHLFKIVKGIKLLGCSTIITGINPDTADTMIELGIEIDNGVKTLSDLQQALQEMKQFN, from the coding sequence TTGATTAAATCGCCTGCCTCTAATGAAGCCTTATATGGAATGATAGAGCTGACTCCTGATGGAACAATCCAAAAGATGAATTCTGCAGGAAAAAGACTATTAATTTCAGAGGACAGTAACTCCAATTACCTATTTCACCGAATAAAAAACAGTGACCTTAAGACAAAACTGCATGAATGTTTTATGGGCAAATTAAATGAATTTATTCTTGCCCTAGATACACAGCCGCATTTTTTTCTGTTTCATCGAACATTTAAAGATGAAAAATTAGAAAAGATTCATATATTTATTTTTAATGTGAGTCAACTTCAAAGCATGCATGATCATAATAATTGGAATAATCACCTGTTATCCTCAATCGGAGAAATGGCAGCGGGAATTGCCCATGAAGTGCGAAATCCTTTAACTGCTGTGAAAGGCTTTCTTCAGCTAATGGAGAAAAGCTACAATCAAGAGTATTCTCAAATAGCGCAAAGTGAATTAGACCGAGCCATTCAAACCTTAAATGATTTAATGAGTGTATCAAAGCCAGAATTTTTCCAGGAACAGCATACAACCTTTAATTTATGTTCAGAGATTGAAGCGATATTGCTTTTATTCCAAAACCAGCTTTATCATATCCAGCTAATAAAGAATTTCAACCAAGAGAATGCGGTAATTACCGGCAGGAAGGATCAAATTAAGAAAGCGCTTTTTAACTTAATTAAGAATGCCATTGAAGCGATGAATGAAGGCGGCACCTTAATGATTGAGCAATACGAAGATGCTTTAGGAATCCACCTTAGCATCTCTGATACAGGTATCGGCATACCAAAGGACAAGCTTCGCCTGCTTGGCACTCCTTTCTTCACATTAAAACAAGATGGCAAAGGAATGGGGCTTGCCCAAGTATTTAATGCCATCCAAAGCAATAATGGCAGCATTCGTGTCACTAGCGAAACAGGAAAAGGAACCACCTTCATTCTTACATTTGCTAAAGCAAGTCACCCATCCAATACATATACAGGGGGCCATTCCATGATCAATTCGGTAAATTCAAAGGTAGAATTAGCACAATTTCTAAATGACAATCTACACTTCTATACAAAAGAATGGATTCAATATTTACAGAAAAACAAAAGCTACCTTACTTCGTATATGAAGGAAAATCATATTCTTGAAGAGTATGAAGCAGAAGGAAACCCCATCATCAAGGTCGTAACAGAAAATATCCTTGAGTTGAAAACAGAAGATATTATGGAAAAGGCAAAGGAAAGAGGGGGGAAAAGTGCTAGAGCTGACTTCCCAATCCATTTATCCTTGGAGCTTTTTCAGTCCGCTCGAGGAATTATTTGGAACGCCATAAAAGGATTTTACCTTGAATCTAATCATTCCCTAAGCATGGAAGAATTCTTTGCCTTAGAGCGATATGTCAATGACATTATTGACTTATACATTGATTCCCATACATCTTATTATGTTAGCTATAAAGATGAATTATTAAAGATTCACCGAGAAACTGTTGATGAATTGTCTGTCCCGATTATCCCGATTGCTGAAAGGGTCTGTATTCTTCCTGTAGTGGGAAATGTTGATACATATCGGGCAAAGAAAATTCGTGAAAAAACACTTATAAAGGTAAAGGAATTAAAAGCTGAGCAACTAATTATTGATCTTTCAGGTGTTCCTTATATCGATACATCGGTTGTTAACCATCTATTTAAAATTGTGAAAGGCATTAAACTACTAGGCTGCTCTACGATCATAACAGGAATCAATCCTGATACTGCAGACACAATGATTGAACTCGGAATCGAAATTGACAATGGAGTAAAAACTTTGTCTGATCTTCAGCAGGCTTTACAGGAAATGAAGCAATTTAATTAA
- a CDS encoding ATP-binding protein → MYKIVIEREDDVYVASSIGKKVARESGLSCSQQTKVVVSIMELTRNIVFYAGKGELQIRPLPHCIEIIASDQGPGIKNLEQILAQSYSSKTGLGLGVTGVRRLMDEFEITSKINHGTKVRAVKWLNNGGTIN, encoded by the coding sequence TTGTACAAAATTGTTATTGAGCGAGAAGACGATGTGTATGTGGCAAGTTCAATAGGAAAAAAGGTTGCACGGGAGTCAGGCTTAAGTTGTAGCCAACAAACCAAAGTTGTTGTTTCTATAATGGAATTAACTCGTAACATCGTCTTCTATGCTGGTAAAGGCGAGCTTCAAATAAGGCCACTTCCTCACTGTATAGAAATCATTGCCAGCGATCAAGGCCCTGGGATTAAGAACTTGGAGCAAATATTGGCCCAGTCTTATTCCTCGAAGACGGGCTTAGGCCTTGGAGTAACTGGAGTAAGGCGTCTTATGGATGAATTTGAAATTACCAGCAAAATAAACCATGGAACAAAAGTCCGAGCTGTAAAGTGGCTCAATAATGGGGGTACCATAAATTGA